A window of the Electrophorus electricus isolate fEleEle1 chromosome 11, fEleEle1.pri, whole genome shotgun sequence genome harbors these coding sequences:
- the scoca gene encoding short coiled-coil protein A isoform X1 has product MNCDMDGDMENQVELEEKTRLINQVLELQHTLEDLSARVDAVKEENLKLKSENQVLGQYIENLMSASSVFQTTDTKSKRK; this is encoded by the exons ATGAACTGTGACATGGATG GAGACATGGAGAATCAGGTTGAACTCGAGGAGAAAACGAGACTCATTAACCAAGTTCTAGAGCTCCAACATACATTAGAAG ACCTCTCTGCCCGGGTGGATGCGGTGAAGGAGGAGAACCTGAAGCTGAAATCGGAGAATCAGGTTTTAGGGCAGTACATAGAGAACCTCATGTCTGCCtccagtgtgttccagaccacCGACACCAAGagcaaaaggaaataa
- the scoca gene encoding short coiled-coil protein A isoform X2, translating to MNCDMDDMENQVELEEKTRLINQVLELQHTLEDLSARVDAVKEENLKLKSENQVLGQYIENLMSASSVFQTTDTKSKRK from the exons ATGAACTGTGACATGGATG ACATGGAGAATCAGGTTGAACTCGAGGAGAAAACGAGACTCATTAACCAAGTTCTAGAGCTCCAACATACATTAGAAG ACCTCTCTGCCCGGGTGGATGCGGTGAAGGAGGAGAACCTGAAGCTGAAATCGGAGAATCAGGTTTTAGGGCAGTACATAGAGAACCTCATGTCTGCCtccagtgtgttccagaccacCGACACCAAGagcaaaaggaaataa
- the scoca gene encoding short coiled-coil protein A isoform X3 — MNCDMDDLSARVDAVKEENLKLKSENQVLGQYIENLMSASSVFQTTDTKSKRK; from the exons ATGAACTGTGACATGGATG ACCTCTCTGCCCGGGTGGATGCGGTGAAGGAGGAGAACCTGAAGCTGAAATCGGAGAATCAGGTTTTAGGGCAGTACATAGAGAACCTCATGTCTGCCtccagtgtgttccagaccacCGACACCAAGagcaaaaggaaataa
- the clgn gene encoding calmegin, producing the protein MKLRWGWTCLVLLSVAMVTWTQEEEVEDGEVDSETDSSEIKADANVSFQVTYKTPVPTGEVFFSESFDDGSLSRWAKSKTMKEDADEDIAKYDGRWEVEALKENRVPGDLGLVLKSRAKHHAIAALLNKPYVFEDRPLVVQYEVNFQDGIDCGGAYIKLLSDSPSLDLEQFHDRTPYTIMFGPDKCGEDYKLHFIFRHKSPINGDFEEKHAKRPDTDLRKVYSDKKTHLYTLVLNPDNSYEMFIDQSSVSKGSLLTDVVPPVNPPKEIDDPKDTKPEDWDERAKIPDPEAVKPDDWDEDAPAMVPDPTAMKPEGWLDDEPEFVPDPTAEKPEDWDEEMDGEWEPPQVSNPACQTAPGCGEWKTPVINNPKYKGKWKAPLIDNPNYQGVWSPRKIQNPDYFEDLEPYKMASFKAVGLELWSMTSDIYFDNFLITADKEVADRWAADSWGLKKLVASANEPGVFSQLALAAEERPWLWVVYALTVGLPVGLAVLFCWPKKADNDYIYKKIDPPKTQDVEEDEEDDDEEEEQDKGEEEDGGKSPEAPGLSAQDEIRTGEESNTAGDESLEQDREEEEEEEEEPSKSNDTASDDEMKDADEGLQGSGHKQAVRKRGVRKD; encoded by the exons ATGAAGCTGCGGTGGGGTTGGACGTGTCTGGTGCTGCTTTCAGTCGCCATGGTGACATggacacaggaggaggaggtggaggatggAGAAGTGGACTCGGAGACAGACAGTAGTGAAATAAAAGCTGACGCCAATGTGTCCTTCCAG GTGACATATAAGACTCCTGTTCCAACTGGAGAAGTGTTTTTCTCAGAGTCATTTGATGATGGATCCCTCAGCAG ATGGGCAAAGTCTAAGACAATGAAGGAGGATGCTGATGAAGATATTGCTAAGTATGATG GCAGGTGGGAGGTCGAGGCCCTCAAAGAGAACAGAGTACCTGGTGATCTGGGTTTGGTCCTGAAGTCGCGTGCAAAGCATCACGCCATCGCAGCTCTTCTGAATAAACCGTACGTCTTCGAGGACAGGCCGCTCGTCGTCCA GTATGAAGTCAATTTTCAAGATGGCATTGACTGTGGTGGTGCCTATATCAAGTTGCTGTCTGATTCTCCCAGCTTGGATTTG GAGCAGTTTCATGACCGGACCCCATACACTATCATGTTTGGACCAGATAAGTGTGGAGAAGACTATAAACTTCACTTCATCTTCAGACACAAGAGCCCTATAAATGGAGACTTTGAGGAGAAACATGCCAAGCGTCCTGACACAGACCTTAGGAAGGTGTACTCTGACAAGAAGACTCATCTCTACACTCTTG TTCTGAACCCGGACAACAGCTACGAGATGTTTATCGACCAATCCAGTGTTAGCAAAGGAAGCTTGCTAACGGACGTGGTCCCACCAGTAAATCCCCCTAAAGAGATTGATGATCCCAAAGACACCAAGCCAGAGGACTGGGATGAGAGAGCCAAGATCCCTGACCCTGAAGCAGTCAAGCCCGATGACTG GGATGAAGACGCTCCAGCGATGGTGCCGGATCCGACTGCGATGAAGCCGGAAGGCTGGCTGGATGATGAACCCGAGTTTGTGCCAGACCCTACAGCAGAGAAACCTGAAGACTG GGATGAGGAGATGGATGGAGAATGGGAGCCGCCGCAGGTGTCCAACCCGGCGTGTCAGACTGCACCAGGGTGCGGCGAGTGGAAAACCCCCGTGATCAATAACCCCAAGTACAAGGGCAAGTGGAAGGCTCCTCTAATAGACAACCCCAACTATCAG GGTGTGTGGAGTCCCCGTAAGATTCAGAACCCAGACTATTTTGAGGATCTGGAGCCATACAAGATGGCATCGTTCAAGGCTGTGGGGCTTGAGCTGTGGTCCATGACTTCTGACATCTACTTTGACAACTTCCTCATCACTGCAGACAAAGAGGTGGCAGATCGCTGGGCTGCAGACAGCTGGGGACTCAAGAAACTGGTGGCTAGTGCCAATGAG ccaGGAGTGTTCAGTCAGCTTGCCCTAGCAGCAGAGGAAAGGCCGTGGTTGTGGGTGGTTTATGCCCTCACTGTGGGGCTGCCAGTGGGGCTGGCTGTGCTATTTTGCTGGCCTAAG AAGGCTGATAATGATTACATCTATAAGAAAATTGACCCGCCCAAGACGCAAGATGTAGAAGAGGACGAGGAAGATGACGACGAGGAGGAAGAACAGGAtaaaggggaggaagaggacggAGGCAAGTCGCCAGAGGCTCCTGGACTCAGTG CTCAGGATGAGATCAGGACTGGAGAGGAGAGCAACACAGCAGGAGACGAATCTttggagcaggacagagaggaagaggaggaggaagaagaggagccTAGCAAGTCAAACGACACAGCGTCAGATGATGAG ATGAAGGATGCCGATGAGGGGCTTCAGGGCAGCGGACACAAACAGgctgtgagaaagagaggagtaCGTAAGGACTGA